A genomic stretch from Taeniopygia guttata chromosome 9, bTaeGut7.mat, whole genome shotgun sequence includes:
- the P2RY1 gene encoding P2Y purinoceptor 1, producing the protein MTEVLLSAALNGTEPNLLSSSAWSAGNVTTKCSLTKTGFQFYYLPTVYILVFITGFLGNSVAIWMFVFHMRPWSGISVYMFNLALADFLYVLTLPALIFYYFNKTDWIFGDVMCKLQRFIFHVNLYGSILFLTCISVHRYTGVVHPLKSLGRLKKKNAVYISSLVWVLVVAAISPILFYSGTGIRKNKTTTCYDTTADDYLRSYFIYSMCTTVLMFCIPFIVILGCYGLIVKALIYKDLDNTPLRRKSIYLVIIVLTVFAVSYLPFHVMKTLNLRARVDFQTPDMCAFNDKVYATYQVTRGLASLNSCVDPILYFLAGDTFRRRLSRATRKSSRRSEHNVQSKSEDMTLNILSEYKQNGDTSL; encoded by the coding sequence ATGACCGAAGtccttctctctgctgctctgaacgGAACTGAACCCAACCTGTTATCCAGCAGCGCCTGGTCTGCGGGAAACGTCACCACCAAGTGCTCCCTGACCAAAACCGGCTTCCAGTTCTATTACCTGCCCACCGTCTATATTCTGGTCTTCATCACTGGCTTTTTGGGCAACAGCGTGGCTATCTGGATGTTTGTCTTCCACATGAGGCCTTGGAGCGGCATCTCGGTTTACATGTTCAACTTGGCTCTAGCCGATTTCTTGTATGTTTTGACTCTGCCCGCCCTCATCTTTTACTACTTCAACAAAACAGACTGGATCTTCGGAGATGTCATGTGCAAGCTGCAGAGGTTCATCTTCCACGTGAACCTGTACGGCAGTATCCTGTTTCTGACGTGCATAAGCGTGCACAGGTACACGGGAGTGGTGCACCCCCTGAAGTCGCTGGGGAGGCTGAAGAAGAAGAACGCGGTGTACATCAGCAGCCTGGTCTGGGTCCTCGTGGTGGCCGCGATTTCTCCCATTCTCTTCTACTCGGGAACCgggataaggaaaaataaaaccacaacgTGCTACGACACAACGGCCGATGATTACCTGAGAAGTTACTTCATTTACAGCATGTGCACCACCGTGCTGATGTTCTGCATCCCCTTCATAGTGATTCTTGGTTGCTATGGGCTCATCGTGAAAGCTTTGATTTACAAGGATTTGGACAATACTCCTCTCAGGAGAAAATCCATTTACCTGGTCATTATTGTGTTGACGGTCTTTGCAGTGTCTTACCTTCCCTTCCACGTGATGAAGACCTTAAATCTAAGGGCCAGGGTGGATTTTCAAACCCCAGATATGTGTGCCTTCAACGATAAGGTTTATGCCACTTACCAAGTGACGAGGGGCCTGGCCAGCCTCAACAGCTGCGTTGACCCCATCCTTTACTTCCTGGCAGGTGACACCTTCCGAAGGCGCCTTTCCAGGGCCACCAGGAAATCATCCAGAAGGAGCGAGCACAATGTGCAGTCCAAAAGCGAGGACATGACTCTCAATATTTTATCAGAGTATAAACAGAACGGAGATACCAGTTTGTGA